One segment of Amycolatopsis alba DSM 44262 DNA contains the following:
- a CDS encoding ABC transporter permease, with protein sequence MAVALAPAGLRGNPWLSFAARRLGRFAISLWVLVTTAFLMIQLIPGDPVRAALGLTAPVELVNARRAALGLDDPLWQQYLHYLGGLFTGDFGTSMTSGQAVSEVIGDRLPATLQLALPAFAVVIAVAIPLGLLFAVLTRGGQRRGTELAFTSTTVLLAAIPEFLVAVALVAFFAVQLGWFPVAGSEGAGSLVLPIIALALGPASVLSRIVRVETLSVLGKDFIRTARAKRLPARMVYLRHALPNALTATLTMGGLMLTGMVAGTVLVENVFAWPGLGSTIAQSILQKDYPLVQGIVLVYGIGVLLVNLTVDVLLAVLDPRSTIREN encoded by the coding sequence ATGGCGGTCGCGCTCGCCCCGGCCGGGTTGCGCGGCAATCCCTGGCTCTCGTTCGCCGCGCGTCGCCTCGGCCGGTTCGCGATTTCGCTGTGGGTCTTGGTCACCACGGCGTTCCTGATGATCCAGCTGATCCCCGGCGACCCGGTCCGGGCGGCGCTCGGCCTGACCGCACCGGTCGAGCTGGTGAACGCGCGGCGCGCGGCCCTCGGACTCGACGATCCGCTGTGGCAGCAGTACCTCCACTACCTCGGAGGGCTGTTCACCGGTGACTTCGGGACGTCGATGACGAGCGGGCAGGCGGTCTCCGAGGTGATCGGGGACCGCCTGCCCGCCACCCTGCAGCTCGCGTTGCCCGCCTTCGCGGTGGTCATCGCGGTGGCGATCCCGCTGGGGCTCCTGTTCGCGGTGCTGACCCGCGGTGGGCAGCGGCGGGGTACCGAACTGGCGTTCACCTCGACGACGGTGCTGCTCGCGGCCATTCCCGAATTCCTGGTGGCAGTCGCGCTGGTCGCGTTCTTCGCGGTCCAGCTCGGCTGGTTCCCGGTGGCCGGGAGCGAAGGCGCCGGTTCGCTCGTCCTCCCGATCATCGCGCTGGCGCTCGGCCCGGCCTCGGTACTCTCCCGCATCGTCCGGGTGGAGACGCTTTCCGTACTGGGCAAGGACTTCATCCGCACAGCGCGGGCGAAACGGTTGCCCGCGCGGATGGTCTACCTCCGGCACGCGCTGCCGAACGCGCTGACCGCGACCCTGACCATGGGCGGGCTGATGCTGACCGGGATGGTCGCCGGGACGGTGCTGGTGGAGAACGTGTTCGCCTGGCCCGGTCTCGGTTCGACCATCGCGCAATCGATCCTGCAGAAGGACTATCCGCTGGTGCAGGGGATCGTGCTCGTCTACGGCATCGGGGTGCTGCTGGTGAACCTGACGGTCGACGTGCTGCTGGCCGTCCTCGATCCGCGTTCGACGATCCGGGAGAACTGA
- a CDS encoding ABC transporter substrate-binding protein, protein MKKARLTAAIASVVALTVSACGGTSQSGQDRTANQKLTEGKTFTMAIGTDPGALDPAMTVLSTALEIGRYLYDSLINLDETGKPVPGLAEKFEATTTTASFTLRNGITCDDGTPLTASGVAANINFVGDPANKSPMSGLTVAPGTKATADDAARTITLTSGAPDAFLLRNLGGMPIVCGKGVTDRSALAKGKYGTGLFTMTEIVPNDHYTLTRRKDYAWGPGDWRPEQPGLPEKVVFRVIQNMTTTSNLLLSGELNAARIVGQDQQRLRAQKLFHGELSVPMGEMFFNQAPGRAGGDQNVRRALVQALDLAQIGKVLTSGSGAPSQGMVTVEPKACAGDAVSGKLPAFDVAAAKSALDAAGWKPGPDGVRVKDGKRLALTAIYGTQLGPTMAPTAELMQQSWKAAGAEVTLKGLDSPGTSQVLFSTGEWDISLAPVTLLLPSQISSFVSGPKPPGGTNFAHIENERYTSQAAQAARLPGDSGCATWLAAESALIERLDVVPYVNSVIPIFGSNAKFKVNFGTIDPSSIRMYS, encoded by the coding sequence ATGAAGAAAGCCCGGCTCACCGCCGCGATCGCGAGCGTGGTGGCCTTGACCGTGAGCGCGTGCGGGGGGACGTCGCAATCCGGGCAGGACCGGACCGCGAACCAGAAACTCACCGAAGGCAAGACCTTCACCATGGCGATCGGCACCGATCCGGGAGCGCTCGACCCGGCGATGACGGTGCTCTCGACCGCCCTGGAGATCGGCCGCTACCTCTACGACAGCCTGATCAACCTCGACGAGACCGGCAAACCGGTCCCCGGACTCGCCGAGAAGTTCGAAGCCACCACGACCACGGCGTCCTTCACCCTGCGGAACGGGATCACCTGCGACGACGGCACCCCGCTGACCGCGAGCGGCGTCGCCGCGAACATCAACTTCGTCGGGGATCCCGCCAACAAGTCCCCGATGTCCGGGCTCACCGTCGCGCCGGGGACCAAGGCGACCGCCGACGACGCGGCGCGGACGATCACGCTCACCAGCGGCGCGCCGGACGCGTTCCTGCTGCGCAATCTGGGCGGGATGCCGATCGTCTGCGGCAAGGGCGTGACCGACCGATCGGCGCTGGCCAAGGGAAAGTACGGCACCGGCCTGTTCACCATGACCGAGATCGTGCCGAACGACCACTACACCCTCACCCGGCGGAAGGACTACGCGTGGGGACCGGGGGACTGGCGGCCTGAGCAGCCCGGTCTGCCGGAGAAGGTGGTCTTCCGGGTCATCCAGAACATGACGACCACGTCGAACCTGCTGCTGTCCGGTGAGCTGAACGCCGCCCGGATCGTCGGCCAGGACCAGCAGCGCCTGCGTGCCCAGAAGCTGTTCCACGGCGAGCTGTCCGTGCCGATGGGCGAGATGTTCTTCAACCAGGCGCCCGGCCGGGCTGGCGGTGACCAGAACGTCCGCCGCGCGCTGGTGCAGGCTCTCGACCTCGCCCAGATCGGGAAGGTGCTCACCAGCGGTTCCGGGGCGCCGAGCCAGGGGATGGTCACCGTCGAACCCAAGGCCTGCGCCGGTGACGCGGTGAGCGGCAAGCTGCCGGCGTTCGACGTCGCCGCGGCCAAGTCCGCGCTCGACGCGGCGGGCTGGAAACCGGGACCGGACGGCGTCCGGGTCAAGGACGGCAAACGGCTCGCGCTCACCGCCATCTACGGCACCCAGCTCGGTCCGACGATGGCGCCCACCGCCGAACTGATGCAGCAGTCGTGGAAGGCGGCCGGTGCGGAAGTGACGCTCAAGGGTCTCGACAGTCCGGGGACCAGCCAGGTGCTCTTCAGCACCGGTGAGTGGGACATCTCGCTCGCACCGGTGACCCTGCTGCTGCCGAGTCAGATCAGCTCGTTCGTCTCCGGGCCGAAACCGCCCGGCGGCACGAACTTCGCGCATATCGAGAACGAGCGGTACACGTCGCAGGCCGCCCAGGCGGCGCGGCTGCCCGGCGACTCCGGCTGTGCGACCTGGCTGGCGGCGGAATCGGCGCTCATCGAGCGGCTGGACGTCGTGCCTTACGTCAACTCGGTCATCCCGATCTTCGGCAGCAACGCGAAATTCAAGGTCAACTTCGGCACGATCGACCCGTCGAGCATCCGGATGTACAGCTGA
- a CDS encoding serine hydrolase, which produces MTAISDEIEAVFANAGARGFVHAREVGVPDGPEVGVGADDPVVLASVFKIPVAVAFAREVAAGRLDETERTRVTARYRIGGIGTAGCADDVEMSWRDLAHFMLTMSDNAATDLVYHRIGQDAVDKVLTDLGLTRTRLIGCCEDLFASVIADLGAKPDDDLEAVLAAASEEQLWKLAVLDPERTTSSTPREITELLDAIWTDRAGDPAACERVRTIMAQQIWPHRISSGFPAGVGIAAKTGTLPAVRNEAGVVTQVDGRRYAVAVFTRADSLADRLPAVDSAIGEAARLAVEHLRAQTVTQ; this is translated from the coding sequence GTGACAGCGATATCCGACGAGATCGAAGCGGTCTTCGCGAACGCGGGGGCGCGCGGGTTCGTGCACGCGCGCGAGGTCGGCGTCCCCGACGGCCCCGAGGTCGGCGTCGGCGCGGACGATCCGGTCGTGCTGGCGTCGGTGTTCAAGATCCCGGTGGCGGTCGCCTTCGCCCGTGAGGTGGCGGCCGGGCGGCTCGACGAAACCGAGCGGACCCGCGTCACCGCGCGCTACCGGATCGGCGGCATCGGTACCGCCGGCTGTGCGGACGACGTCGAGATGAGCTGGCGCGATCTGGCGCATTTCATGCTGACGATGAGCGACAACGCCGCGACCGACCTCGTCTACCACCGGATCGGGCAGGACGCCGTCGACAAGGTCCTCACCGACCTTGGCCTCACCAGGACACGGCTGATCGGCTGTTGCGAAGACCTCTTCGCCTCGGTGATCGCCGATCTCGGCGCGAAACCGGACGACGACCTGGAGGCCGTCCTCGCCGCGGCAAGCGAGGAGCAGCTGTGGAAGCTCGCGGTGCTCGACCCGGAACGCACCACGTCGTCGACCCCGCGTGAGATCACCGAACTGCTCGACGCGATCTGGACCGACCGCGCGGGCGACCCGGCCGCCTGCGAACGCGTGCGGACGATCATGGCCCAGCAGATCTGGCCGCACCGGATCTCGTCCGGCTTCCCCGCCGGAGTCGGGATCGCGGCCAAGACCGGGACGCTTCCCGCCGTCCGCAACGAAGCGGGAGTGGTGACCCAGGTGGACGGGCGCCGGTACGCGGTCGCGGTGTTCACCCGCGCCGACTCCCTCGCCGACCGCCTGCCCGCGGTCGATTCCGCCATCGGCGAGGCCGCCCGGCTCGCCGTCGAACACCTCCGTGCGCAGACCGTGACCCAGTAG
- a CDS encoding serine hydrolase domain-containing protein, with amino-acid sequence MSKLSEIDTWLAENLSPLLAKHQVPGAAVAVFANGEVIDHAAGVLNKGTGVESTVDSVFQVGSITKVWTTTLAMQLVDEGRLDLDKPVRDYLPEFVLADDAAAARITVRQLTCHTSGFEGDIFTDTGQGDDCVAKLVATLADVPQLFEPGEMFSYNNAGYCVLGRIVEVLRGKSYDDCLREHLFAPLGLTHAAAGPYDAIRYRAAIGHIQPTPDDEPVAAPVWALTRSNAPAGSHLAMRPRDLLTFVRMHLNEGRADDGTQVLKPETARAMWERQVELPYLGLMGGAWGLGWMIFDWDGGPVIGHDGGTIGQSAFLRVVPGSNVAVALLTNGGKPMHLYRDIFGKVLGDLAGVEVPPLPEPDAAETPADPSRYVGEYSSQVADIVVSQDEDGELWLERTPKGIFADLGTGPEKSKLLGYKGDTLVVEHDGLGLHMPHAFVGDDGTGRAMFVHTGRADRRVSR; translated from the coding sequence ATGTCGAAACTTTCCGAAATCGATACCTGGCTCGCGGAGAATCTTTCCCCGCTCCTGGCGAAGCATCAGGTGCCCGGCGCGGCCGTCGCGGTCTTCGCGAACGGCGAGGTGATCGACCACGCGGCAGGCGTCCTGAACAAGGGCACCGGCGTGGAGTCCACAGTGGACTCGGTCTTCCAGGTCGGCTCGATCACCAAGGTGTGGACGACCACCCTGGCGATGCAGCTCGTCGACGAGGGCAGGCTGGACCTCGACAAGCCGGTCCGCGACTACCTTCCCGAGTTCGTCCTCGCCGACGACGCCGCCGCGGCGCGGATCACCGTCCGGCAGCTGACCTGTCACACCTCCGGTTTCGAGGGCGACATCTTCACCGACACCGGGCAGGGCGACGACTGCGTCGCGAAGCTCGTGGCGACGCTGGCGGACGTCCCCCAGCTGTTCGAGCCGGGAGAGATGTTCTCCTACAACAACGCCGGGTACTGCGTGCTCGGCAGGATCGTCGAGGTCCTGCGCGGCAAGTCCTACGACGACTGCCTGCGCGAGCACCTCTTCGCCCCGCTCGGGCTGACCCACGCGGCCGCCGGGCCGTACGACGCGATCCGCTACCGCGCCGCGATCGGCCACATCCAGCCGACACCGGACGACGAGCCGGTGGCCGCGCCCGTCTGGGCGTTGACCCGGTCGAACGCCCCGGCCGGTTCACATCTCGCGATGCGGCCGCGCGACCTGCTCACCTTCGTGCGCATGCACCTCAACGAGGGCCGCGCGGACGACGGCACACAGGTCCTGAAGCCCGAAACCGCCCGCGCCATGTGGGAACGTCAGGTCGAACTGCCCTACCTCGGCCTGATGGGCGGGGCGTGGGGGCTCGGCTGGATGATCTTCGACTGGGACGGCGGCCCGGTGATCGGCCACGACGGCGGCACCATCGGCCAGTCCGCGTTCCTGCGGGTGGTGCCGGGCAGCAACGTCGCGGTGGCGCTGCTGACCAACGGCGGCAAGCCGATGCACCTCTACCGGGACATCTTCGGGAAGGTACTGGGTGACCTGGCGGGCGTCGAGGTCCCGCCGCTGCCCGAACCCGACGCCGCGGAGACCCCGGCCGACCCGTCCCGCTACGTCGGCGAATACTCGTCGCAGGTCGCGGACATCGTGGTCAGCCAGGACGAGGACGGCGAACTGTGGCTGGAGCGCACGCCGAAGGGGATCTTCGCCGATCTCGGAACGGGGCCGGAGAAGAGCAAGCTGCTCGGTTACAAGGGCGACACCCTGGTCGTCGAACACGACGGGCTCGGCCTGCACATGCCGCACGCGTTCGTCGGTGACGACGGCACCGGACGGGCGATGTTCGTCCACACCGGACGGGCCGACCGGCGGGTGAGCCGGTGA
- a CDS encoding serine hydrolase, with translation MPTAAEVIETINARAKETGVRVRLHAAEIDGTRRIGIDETTPVVTASVFKLPVALELARQAADGGLDLGEPVTVPPGHPTPSPYGLATFRHEITMSWYDLAILMIGISDNVATDLIVARVGKAETEKTLRRLGFEHTTVPQDCGEVLGSIGEDLGISYEDDEKALSELSIEQIQALRALQPEHTCATTAEEITRLLALIWRDEAASPTACADVRRWLELQVWPHRLRSGFPDDGIRVSGKTGTLPSVRNEVGVVEYPDGGRYAVGIFTDAVDGRSRVPERDAFIGFAAAQAVEWLRLPEAGSE, from the coding sequence ATGCCCACCGCCGCTGAAGTCATCGAAACGATCAACGCCCGCGCGAAGGAGACCGGCGTCCGCGTCCGGCTGCACGCGGCCGAAATCGACGGCACCCGCCGGATCGGGATCGACGAGACCACACCCGTCGTCACGGCGTCGGTCTTCAAGCTCCCGGTCGCGCTGGAACTGGCCAGGCAAGCCGCTGACGGCGGGCTCGACCTCGGCGAGCCGGTCACGGTCCCGCCGGGGCATCCCACGCCGAGCCCGTACGGTCTCGCCACCTTCCGGCACGAGATCACGATGTCCTGGTACGACCTCGCGATCCTGATGATCGGGATCAGCGACAACGTCGCCACCGACCTGATCGTCGCCCGCGTCGGGAAGGCCGAGACGGAGAAAACGTTGCGGCGTCTCGGTTTCGAGCACACCACGGTCCCGCAGGACTGCGGCGAGGTGCTCGGAAGCATCGGGGAGGACCTCGGGATCTCCTACGAGGACGACGAGAAAGCGCTGTCCGAGCTGTCGATCGAGCAGATACAGGCGTTGCGCGCGTTGCAACCGGAGCACACCTGCGCCACGACGGCCGAAGAGATCACGCGGCTGCTCGCGCTGATCTGGCGCGACGAGGCCGCCTCGCCGACGGCGTGCGCGGACGTCCGGCGCTGGCTGGAGCTCCAGGTGTGGCCGCACCGGCTGCGGTCGGGGTTCCCGGACGACGGGATCCGCGTCAGCGGCAAGACCGGGACCCTGCCGTCGGTGCGCAACGAGGTCGGTGTGGTCGAGTACCCGGATGGGGGCCGTTACGCGGTAGGGATTTTCACCGACGCCGTCGACGGGCGGTCGCGAGTGCCGGAGCGGGACGCGTTCATCGGCTTCGCGGCGGCGCAGGCCGTCGAATGGCTCAGGCTTCCCGAGGCCGGGAGCGAATGA
- a CDS encoding MFS transporter translates to MTTVVNEDTWTARRVNRTALITMVVMVFAWAVDYIDRFSIGMALPMIGAEFDLSKTQQGWLVTVFALVYMVCQIPAGFLADRYGSRGPMLVTLLAWSAFTAMTGMAGTFGMLLLVRGLFGVCQGLFPAASFKAIAERTTPGNRATVTGVMLSAGGIGAGLAPLIVGPLLMAVGWRHTFFWMAGIGAIIGVVVWTMLPKALPKSLSSLPRTEAKTPEVSRKQVLKSFVVWKFTLLFCATNMLNYGLITWVPSYLLEARGLTLNQTGVLAAIPMLVSIGTTILGGWLFDRYFHDHGRWYLSSIALVTVVLLILMVNADSTAEFTLYETLALAVFGMATMAVFGLPLRVLPTAVTGIGMGVMNFGGQVAGAVAPVAMGWLADAFSYTAAFGFLIVTTFLTAVMAFWVPQNPAQFTFATASPSSAGS, encoded by the coding sequence ATGACGACAGTGGTCAATGAGGACACCTGGACAGCGCGGCGGGTCAACCGGACGGCGCTCATCACCATGGTGGTGATGGTCTTCGCCTGGGCGGTCGACTACATCGACCGGTTCTCCATCGGGATGGCGCTGCCGATGATCGGCGCCGAGTTCGACCTCAGCAAGACCCAGCAGGGCTGGCTCGTGACCGTGTTCGCGCTCGTCTACATGGTCTGCCAGATCCCGGCGGGTTTCCTCGCCGACCGGTACGGCTCGCGAGGGCCGATGCTGGTGACGTTGCTGGCCTGGTCGGCGTTCACCGCGATGACCGGGATGGCGGGCACCTTCGGCATGCTGCTGCTCGTCCGCGGGCTTTTCGGCGTATGCCAGGGACTTTTCCCGGCCGCCTCGTTCAAGGCGATCGCCGAACGGACCACTCCCGGCAACCGTGCGACGGTGACCGGCGTGATGCTGTCCGCGGGCGGGATCGGCGCGGGGCTGGCGCCGCTGATCGTCGGCCCGCTGCTGATGGCGGTCGGCTGGCGGCACACGTTCTTCTGGATGGCGGGGATCGGCGCGATCATCGGCGTTGTCGTCTGGACGATGCTGCCCAAGGCGCTGCCGAAGTCGTTGAGCAGCCTTCCCCGCACCGAGGCGAAGACGCCGGAGGTGTCCCGCAAACAGGTGCTGAAGTCCTTTGTGGTCTGGAAGTTCACCCTGTTGTTCTGCGCCACCAACATGCTGAACTACGGCCTGATCACCTGGGTGCCCAGCTACCTGCTGGAGGCACGGGGACTGACGCTGAACCAGACCGGTGTCCTCGCGGCGATCCCGATGCTGGTCAGCATCGGCACGACCATCCTCGGCGGCTGGCTGTTCGACCGCTACTTCCACGACCACGGCCGCTGGTATCTCAGTTCGATCGCACTGGTCACCGTGGTGCTGCTGATCCTGATGGTGAACGCGGACAGCACGGCGGAGTTCACCCTTTACGAGACGCTGGCCCTCGCGGTGTTCGGCATGGCGACGATGGCCGTCTTCGGCCTGCCGCTGCGCGTGCTGCCCACCGCGGTCACCGGGATCGGCATGGGAGTGATGAACTTCGGCGGCCAGGTGGCAGGCGCGGTCGCCCCGGTCGCGATGGGCTGGCTCGCCGACGCCTTCTCCTACACCGCCGCGTTCGGTTTCCTCATCGTGACCACGTTCCTCACCGCCGTGATGGCGTTCTGGGTGCCGCAGAACCCGGCGCAGTTCACCTTCGCCACCGCGAGTCCCAGCTCGGCGGGGTCGTGA
- a CDS encoding PucR family transcriptional regulator produces MLTPVPSKPHTSLGRVLEDLGDVLLEPIAVGRTTRKRLGGVVIHDPHDESDIPGGAVVLGVGVREQDEVVRLLHDVGARGAAALVVRSPVTPAPELRRAADSSGVALLGLARGASWAHLAALLRTLLAEDDVGEVSPQTLGGMPSGDLFALANAIAALLDAPVTIEDRNSRVLAFSGRQDEADPSRVETILGRQVPERFTRGLERDGVFEKLHRDHTPVYVDPQRYDDIAIAIPRVALAVRAGDEILGSIWAAVREPLSEERTQALIDATRLVALHMLRLRAGADVERRLRAELVSTALEGGSGAPEAIARLGLLGQPSIVLAMGLLGAPALEDDLRLIADRQRIADALAMHLSAVQPRSAVALVGDVAYGIVPMPGSHDDCQERSVRVASTFLERTGRRAAAAIGIGPLALDGSGLRASRDGADRALRVLLTNAGGKRVATSDDVHVDALMLELADLAAARGDVATGPVARLLAYDTQHQSQLVHTLRCWLDAFGDIGAASAAAYVHPNTFRYRLRRLAEVGEIDLDDAGERFAAMVQLRLLPGDARTGPPGAED; encoded by the coding sequence GTGCTGACACCGGTGCCCAGCAAGCCGCATACGAGCTTGGGACGCGTCCTCGAGGACCTCGGGGACGTGCTCCTGGAGCCGATCGCGGTCGGCAGGACCACCCGTAAGCGGCTCGGCGGGGTGGTCATCCACGATCCGCACGACGAATCCGACATCCCTGGCGGAGCCGTCGTGCTCGGCGTCGGGGTGCGGGAGCAGGACGAGGTCGTCCGCCTTCTGCACGACGTGGGTGCGAGGGGCGCGGCGGCGCTCGTCGTCCGTTCTCCCGTCACCCCGGCGCCGGAACTCCGGCGAGCCGCGGACTCGTCCGGGGTCGCCCTGCTCGGGCTGGCGCGCGGCGCGTCCTGGGCTCATCTCGCCGCCTTGCTCAGGACCTTGCTCGCCGAGGACGACGTCGGTGAGGTTTCGCCGCAGACCCTCGGCGGGATGCCGTCGGGTGATCTCTTCGCGCTGGCCAACGCGATCGCCGCTCTGCTGGACGCGCCGGTGACCATCGAGGACCGCAACTCCCGCGTCCTCGCGTTCTCCGGGCGGCAGGACGAGGCGGACCCCTCCCGCGTCGAGACCATCCTCGGCCGCCAGGTGCCGGAACGGTTCACCCGAGGCCTGGAACGGGACGGCGTCTTCGAGAAGCTGCACCGCGACCACACACCCGTCTACGTCGACCCGCAGCGCTACGACGACATCGCCATCGCCATTCCGCGGGTGGCGCTCGCCGTCCGCGCCGGCGACGAGATACTCGGCTCGATCTGGGCAGCGGTCCGGGAGCCGCTCAGCGAGGAGCGGACCCAGGCCCTGATCGACGCCACCAGACTCGTCGCGCTGCACATGCTCCGGCTGCGCGCGGGCGCCGACGTCGAACGGCGGCTGCGCGCGGAGCTGGTGAGCACGGCGCTCGAAGGTGGCTCCGGGGCGCCGGAGGCCATCGCCCGGCTCGGTCTGCTCGGCCAGCCGTCGATCGTGCTCGCCATGGGCCTGCTCGGCGCGCCCGCGCTCGAAGACGACCTCCGCCTGATCGCGGACCGTCAGCGCATCGCCGACGCGCTGGCCATGCACCTCAGTGCCGTGCAGCCGCGTTCGGCCGTCGCTCTCGTGGGAGACGTCGCGTACGGCATCGTCCCGATGCCCGGCAGCCACGACGACTGTCAGGAGCGTTCGGTGCGGGTCGCGTCGACCTTCCTGGAACGCACCGGACGGCGCGCGGCGGCCGCGATCGGCATCGGACCGCTCGCGCTCGACGGTTCCGGCCTGCGCGCCTCGCGCGACGGCGCCGACAGGGCGTTGCGCGTGCTGCTCACCAACGCCGGCGGGAAGCGCGTCGCCACTTCCGACGACGTCCACGTCGACGCGCTCATGCTGGAACTGGCCGACCTCGCCGCCGCCAGGGGAGACGTCGCGACAGGACCTGTCGCGCGGCTGCTGGCCTACGACACCCAGCACCAGTCACAACTGGTGCACACCCTCCGGTGCTGGCTGGACGCCTTCGGTGACATCGGCGCCGCGTCCGCGGCGGCCTACGTCCACCCGAACACCTTCCGCTATCGCCTGCGACGTCTCGCCGAGGTCGGCGAGATCGACCTCGACGACGCGGGAGAGCGGTTCGCCGCCATGGTGCAACTGCGGCTGCTGCCCGGCGACGCGAGGACGGGTCCGCCGGGCGCCGAAGACTGA
- the menC gene encoding o-succinylbenzoate synthase, protein MKLSGVELRRLRMPLVAPFRTSFGTQSERELLLVRAVTPAGEGWGECVTMAAPVYSSEYNDAAEHVLRNHLIPALLAADDVTAHKVTPLLAKFKGHRMAKGALEMAVLDAELRAHERSFAAELGSVRDSVACGVSVGIMDSIPQLLDVVGGYLDEGYVRIKLKIEPGWDVEPVRQVRERFGDDVLLQVDANTAYTLGDAPLLSRLDPFDLLLIEQPLEEEDVLGHAELAKRIRTPICLDESIVSAKAAADAIKLGACQIVNIKPGRVGGYLEARRVHDVCAAHGVAVWCGGMIETGLGRAANVALASLPGFTLPGDTSASGRFYRTDITEPFVLEAGQLPVPTGPGLGVTPIPDLLDEVTTGKVWIGS, encoded by the coding sequence GTGAAACTCAGCGGTGTGGAACTGCGCCGGCTCCGGATGCCGCTCGTGGCCCCGTTCCGGACGTCGTTCGGGACGCAGTCCGAACGGGAACTCCTGCTCGTCCGCGCGGTGACCCCGGCGGGCGAGGGCTGGGGCGAATGCGTCACGATGGCGGCGCCGGTCTACTCGTCGGAGTACAACGACGCCGCCGAACACGTGCTGCGCAACCATCTGATCCCGGCCCTGCTGGCCGCGGACGACGTGACCGCGCACAAGGTGACGCCGCTGCTGGCGAAGTTCAAAGGCCACCGGATGGCTAAGGGGGCGCTGGAGATGGCCGTCCTCGACGCCGAACTCCGCGCGCATGAACGGTCCTTCGCGGCCGAACTGGGGTCCGTTCGCGACTCCGTGGCCTGCGGCGTCTCGGTCGGGATCATGGACTCGATCCCGCAGCTGCTCGACGTCGTCGGCGGCTACCTCGACGAGGGTTACGTCCGGATCAAGCTGAAGATCGAACCCGGCTGGGACGTCGAGCCGGTGCGGCAGGTGCGGGAGCGCTTCGGTGACGACGTGCTGCTCCAGGTCGACGCCAACACCGCGTACACCCTGGGCGACGCGCCGCTGCTGTCGCGGCTCGACCCGTTCGATCTCCTGCTGATCGAGCAGCCGCTCGAAGAAGAGGACGTGCTCGGCCACGCCGAACTGGCCAAGCGCATCCGGACGCCGATCTGCCTCGACGAGTCGATCGTCTCCGCCAAGGCCGCGGCGGACGCGATCAAGCTCGGCGCCTGCCAGATCGTCAACATCAAACCGGGCCGCGTCGGCGGCTACCTCGAAGCCCGCCGGGTGCACGACGTCTGCGCGGCGCACGGGGTCGCGGTGTGGTGCGGCGGGATGATCGAAACCGGCCTCGGCCGGGCGGCCAACGTCGCGCTGGCGTCGCTGCCCGGCTTCACGCTGCCGGGTGACACGTCGGCGTCCGGCCGGTTCTACCGCACGGACATCACCGAGCCGTTCGTGCTGGAGGCCGGGCAGCTGCCGGTGCCGACCGGACCGGGCCTGGGCGTGACCCCGATTCCCGATCTCCTGGACGAGGTCACCACCGGAAAGGTGTGGATCGGTTCGTAG